A stretch of the Medicago truncatula cultivar Jemalong A17 chromosome 5, MtrunA17r5.0-ANR, whole genome shotgun sequence genome encodes the following:
- the LOC11429941 gene encoding uncharacterized protein: MGGGEEKHLEDCSVSNALGTWVFSVAGALLAIPVGIKRKSLAPLVFFGTTGTMLDIIMGITACEREHAERQMQLLEAQNAAAETSLEETHTDS, translated from the exons ATGGGAGGTGGTGAAGAAAAGCATCTCGAAGACTGTTCTGTTTCCAA TGCATTGGGCACATGGGTATTCTCGGTAGCCGGAGCTTTGCTGGCGATTCCAGTAGGGATAAAGCGCAAATCTCTGGCACCTCTTGTATTTTTTGGCACCACCGGTACAATGCTGGATATTATTATGGGAATTACTGCGTGTGAAAGGGAACATGCCGAGCGACAAATGCAGCTACTTGAAGCTCAAAATGCTGCAGCTGAAACTTCATTGGAGGAGACACATACTGATTCATGA
- the LOC11431474 gene encoding uncharacterized protein: protein MRGIGGPLLCIGDLLTDVGEENEQEGIEKTSPSSSLSDLNNNALPHLTKLFQENYDHLNSALNATDHSWTSLTLKLCTSLDTANKLVQSTNSNVASLLEKVEELEKIVKRGDSAIAATKAFYVAPDNNSSALK from the exons ATGAGAGGAATCGGAGGTCCCCTTTTATGCATCGGAGATCTTCTGACCGACGTTGGAGAAGAAAATGAACAAGAAGGAATAGAAAaaacctcaccttcttcttctctatCAGATCTCAACAACAACGCTCTTCCTCATCTCACCAAACTCTTTCAG GAAAACTACGATCACCTTAACTCCGCGCTCAATGCCACTGATCATTCTTGGACTTCTCTCACATTGAAG TTATGTACTTCTCTAGATACTGCAAACAAGCTGGTTCAAAGTACCAATTCAAATGTTGCATCCTTGTTGGAGAAGGTTGAGGAGCTTGAGAAAATTGTCAAGAGAGGGGATTCCGCCATAGCCGCGACAAAGGCATTTTATGTTGCTCCCGATAACAACAGCAGTGCCTTGAAGTGA
- the LOC25495013 gene encoding uncharacterized protein isoform X1 — MGSVFGWYGPLIDLSIASRHIGEFVQLLVFVHRCFPVQFKSSKTGRDFTRTDIQVGDETTPYFGVSIWQTQMASLLSAGDVVLLQNFMITRYGDVVEAKTVQWSSLLCLVHPIHSLISKDVEELIAGCRIGTTTKEKLRRVIKWVRQSRPTICNTNLKSTKQIEYLPRNWTVLEEREPTDCCSLMEVSQLTTSCKTTVLASICEIVPLCNIRTPGDTVKEKIFVSRRFSKSEGNNLEEDLLCTGCQLCGSPLDSKSEQNTFPLVCSKNSTRLHAVCSIYRPFMLYVWDESYFMPVLVKNRAAEILFGNMKAEKVYSSYREQMLSQNPGLKSKCKDKDGNVRLSNDPRLSREGLPSASSLEEGKSLELEGNHLCTKPFNFYHVWLIFLKLLLKQGKNSPLKFKIIVDPNLDVENGKFELVSATLPCFGTK; from the exons ATGGGTTCAGTATTTGGATGGTACGGTCCTCTCATAGATCTCTCCATAGCCTCTCGTCACATTGGTGAATTCGTTCAACTTCTCGTTTTCGTTCACCGTTGCTTCCCTGTACAgttcaaatcctccaaaaccgGAAGAGATTTCACACGAACAGACATTCAAGTCGGCGATGAAACCACACCGTATTTTGGAGTTTCTATTTGGCAGACTCAAATGGCGTCGTTGCTTTCAGCAGGAGATGTTGTTTTGTtacaaa ATTTTATGATTACTAGATATGGTGATGTGGTTGAGGCTAAAACTGTTCAGTGGTCTTCTTTGCTTTGCTTGGTTCATCCTATTCACTCTCTTATTTCAAAGG ATGTTGAAGAGTTGATAGCGGGTTGTCGTATTGGGACAACAACGAAGGAGAAGCTAAGAAGGGTTATAAAGTGGGTGCGTCAGTCTCGGCCCACCATCTGCAACACCAACTTGAAGTCTACTAAA CAAATAGAGTATCTTCCTAGAAACTGGACAGTTCTTGAAGAGAGAGAGCCTACGGACTGCTGTTCGCTTATGGAAGTCTCGCAGCTAACAACATCATGCAAGACTACTGTCCTTGCATCGATTTGTGAAATTGTTCCATTATGTAACATCAGGACTCCTGGTGATACAGTGAAAGAGAAGATTTTCGTTAGTAGGAGATTTTCCAAATCTGAGGGTAATAACTTGGAGGAAGATCTCTTGTGCACTGGCTGCCAGCTATGTGGTTCACCCTTAGATTCAAA ATCTGAGCAAAATACTTTTCCACTAGTTTGTTCGAAAAATTCAACCCGTCTCCATGCAGTATGCTCGATATATAGACCTTTCATG TTATATGTGTGGGATGAATCATATTTTATGCCGGTTCTCGTCAAGAACAGGGCAGCAGAAATCTTGTTTGGGAACATGAAGGCTGAAAAGGTCTATTCGAGCTATAGAGAACAAATGCTTAGCCAAAATCCAGGTCTAAAAAGTAAATGCAAGGATAAAGATGGTAATGTAAGACTTTCTAATGACCCGAGACTTTCTCGGGAAGGACTTCCTAGTGCTAGTTCATTAGAGGAGGGTAAGAGCTTGGAATTGGAGGGAAATCATCTTTGCACTAAACCATTCAACTTTTATCATGTCTggttaatttttctaaaattgttGCTGAAGCAAGGAAAGAACAGTCCTCTGAAATTTAAGATCATTGTTGATCCTAACTTAGatgttgaaaatggaaaatttgaATTGGTTTCTGCAACATTGCCTTGTTTTGGAACCAAGTGA
- the LOC25495013 gene encoding uncharacterized protein isoform X2 — protein MGSVFGWYGPLIDLSIASRHIGEFVQLLVFVHRCFPVQFKSSKTGRDFTRTDIQVGDETTPYFGVSIWQTQMASLLSAGDVVLLQNVEELIAGCRIGTTTKEKLRRVIKWVRQSRPTICNTNLKSTKQIEYLPRNWTVLEEREPTDCCSLMEVSQLTTSCKTTVLASICEIVPLCNIRTPGDTVKEKIFVSRRFSKSEGNNLEEDLLCTGCQLCGSPLDSKSEQNTFPLVCSKNSTRLHAVCSIYRPFMLYVWDESYFMPVLVKNRAAEILFGNMKAEKVYSSYREQMLSQNPGLKSKCKDKDGNVRLSNDPRLSREGLPSASSLEEGKSLELEGNHLCTKPFNFYHVWLIFLKLLLKQGKNSPLKFKIIVDPNLDVENGKFELVSATLPCFGTK, from the exons ATGGGTTCAGTATTTGGATGGTACGGTCCTCTCATAGATCTCTCCATAGCCTCTCGTCACATTGGTGAATTCGTTCAACTTCTCGTTTTCGTTCACCGTTGCTTCCCTGTACAgttcaaatcctccaaaaccgGAAGAGATTTCACACGAACAGACATTCAAGTCGGCGATGAAACCACACCGTATTTTGGAGTTTCTATTTGGCAGACTCAAATGGCGTCGTTGCTTTCAGCAGGAGATGTTGTTTTGTtacaaa ATGTTGAAGAGTTGATAGCGGGTTGTCGTATTGGGACAACAACGAAGGAGAAGCTAAGAAGGGTTATAAAGTGGGTGCGTCAGTCTCGGCCCACCATCTGCAACACCAACTTGAAGTCTACTAAA CAAATAGAGTATCTTCCTAGAAACTGGACAGTTCTTGAAGAGAGAGAGCCTACGGACTGCTGTTCGCTTATGGAAGTCTCGCAGCTAACAACATCATGCAAGACTACTGTCCTTGCATCGATTTGTGAAATTGTTCCATTATGTAACATCAGGACTCCTGGTGATACAGTGAAAGAGAAGATTTTCGTTAGTAGGAGATTTTCCAAATCTGAGGGTAATAACTTGGAGGAAGATCTCTTGTGCACTGGCTGCCAGCTATGTGGTTCACCCTTAGATTCAAA ATCTGAGCAAAATACTTTTCCACTAGTTTGTTCGAAAAATTCAACCCGTCTCCATGCAGTATGCTCGATATATAGACCTTTCATG TTATATGTGTGGGATGAATCATATTTTATGCCGGTTCTCGTCAAGAACAGGGCAGCAGAAATCTTGTTTGGGAACATGAAGGCTGAAAAGGTCTATTCGAGCTATAGAGAACAAATGCTTAGCCAAAATCCAGGTCTAAAAAGTAAATGCAAGGATAAAGATGGTAATGTAAGACTTTCTAATGACCCGAGACTTTCTCGGGAAGGACTTCCTAGTGCTAGTTCATTAGAGGAGGGTAAGAGCTTGGAATTGGAGGGAAATCATCTTTGCACTAAACCATTCAACTTTTATCATGTCTggttaatttttctaaaattgttGCTGAAGCAAGGAAAGAACAGTCCTCTGAAATTTAAGATCATTGTTGATCCTAACTTAGatgttgaaaatggaaaatttgaATTGGTTTCTGCAACATTGCCTTGTTTTGGAACCAAGTGA